In one window of Juglans regia cultivar Chandler chromosome 3, Walnut 2.0, whole genome shotgun sequence DNA:
- the LOC108985810 gene encoding tRNA 2'-phosphotransferase 1-like, with product MWASLTTASSIRFIRYCRIFLPPVPVTPFSLHPRSPPPALGFMEKANATSSNFASFAHSSRSGGRGKGMETRNDREKSRGRGGGGSGKDKIDALGRLLTRILRHMASELNLNLRSDGYVKVQDLLKLNIKTFANIQLKSHTIDDIREAVRKDNKQRFSLMEENGELWIRANQGHTITTVESESLLKPILLAEEVPVCVHGTYVKNLELILESGLKRMKRLHVHFSCGLPTDGEVISGMRQDVNVLIFLDARKALEEGMKLYISDNNVILTEGFDGVVPVKYFEKIESWPDRKPILF from the exons ATGTGGGCTTCTCTGACCACTGCCAGCAGCATCCGATTTATACGCTACTGCCGTATTTTCCTGCCACCTGTACCCGTAACTCCTTTCTCTCTGCACCCTCGGAGTCCTCCTCCTGCCCTAGGTTTCATGGAAAAGGCAAATGCCACCAGCTCTAATTTCGCTTCTTTTGCCCATTCCAGTAGAAG CGGTGGAAGAGGAAAGGGTATGGAGACGAGAAATGATAGAGAGAAATCAAGAGGGCGTGGGGGTGGTGGCTCTGGCAAAGATAAGATTGATGCTCTTGGAAGGCTATT GACACGTATTTTACGCCATATGGCCTCTGagttgaatttgaatttgcGGAGTGATGGTTACGTGAAGGTTCAAGATCTTTTAAAGCTGAATATTAAGACTTTCGCTAATATTCAGTTAAAATCACACACCATTGATGATATTAGGGAG GCTGTCAGAAAGGATAATAAGCAGCGTTTCAGCCTCATGGAAGAAAATGGGGAGCTTTGGATACGTGCAAACCAAGGCCACACAATAACA ACAGTTGAGTCAGAAAGCTTGTTAAAACCAATCCTTCTAGCTGAAGAAGTTCCAG TGTGCGTACATGGAACCTATGTGAAGAATTTGGAATTGATTCTGGAGTCTGGTCTGAAACGCATGAAAAGATTGCATGTTCACTTTTCATGTGGCTTGCCAACAGATGGGGAAGTAATAAGTG GTATGAGACAGGATGTTAATGTGTTGATCTTCCTTGATGCCAGAAAAGCTTTGGAAG AGGGAATGAAGCTTTACATTTCAGACAACAATGTTATTTTAACTGAAGGTTTCGATGGGGTTGTGCCGGTCAAGTACTTTGAAAAGATAGAATCATGGCCAGACAGGAAACCCATCCTCTTTTGA
- the LOC118348026 gene encoding uncharacterized protein LOC118348026, whose translation MKNKANRNIFLEAVLQQLNNLVASYERLAMQSGNTHRGEGSSNPKGQFKNNPLFEGNGGIHARTLRLDFPKFDGSEPMEWILKAKIFFEYFEIPNEQKLQVAYFHMEGNALSWYSWLRDSGPIGGWEDLIAALRVRFGPSTYEDPIGAFTKLRQTATVEEYQTEFETLSNKIKGLTEAFRISTFISGLRDDLKIMVTMLKPDTISVAFGLAKLQEEEVTRRNKGMPNRNQNQNLTNHPYIPKIPGPPPILRLPPPPPRPENRILINTYNPNRRPTIPIKRITPAQMQERKEKRLCYYCDEKFHLGHKCSRLKLFLLEGIEGEEKEETESNEGKLTAIEYQGVEEEEEELGELLSISLHAIAGSLSPKTMRVEGIINHQKVLILIDTSSTHSFMDSYVARKSKLPGAKVKLQGLQPPFNALEEEEHVPNLNKGSVKGLWLHLIGGEKTKVEGEKEPVLKQVINSFEDVFAEPCGLPPPRSHDHKIELLEGSKLACVRPYKYPYYQKTEIEKLVAEMQKSGIIKGSQGPYSSPVLLVRKADGSWRMCVDYRALNKNTVKDKYPIPNIDELLDELYGAEIFSKLDLRSGYHQIRMHEEDIHKTAFRTHEGHYEFMVMHFGLTNAPSTFQGLMNEVFKPYLRKFVLVFFDDILIYSKSLEEHLQHLHMVLETLRSHQFYAKKSKCVFGCHEVEYLGHLISKEGVKVEPHKISAMQEWPLPKSLKALRGFLGLTGYYRKFVKDYGAIASPLTALLKKKMLSYGQTKHKRHLRSLKQRWRRVGSYAYAGRKTHSFLKSRVKGKNSNVVHL comes from the exons ATGAAGAACAAAGCAAACAGAAACATATTTCTGGAAGCTGTGTTGCAGCAACTCAACAACTTAGTAGCCAGCTATGAACGATTAGCAATGCAGTCTGGTAATACACACAGGGGAGAAGGATCATCCAATCCAAAAGGTCAGTTCAAAAATAATCCATTGTTTGAAGGGAATGGGGGTATACATGCTAGAACTCTTAGATTGGATTTCCCCAAGTTTGATGGGTCAGAACCCATGGAATGGATTCTTAAggctaaaattttttttgagtattttgaaATACCTAATGAGCAAAAATTACAGGTTGCCTACTTCCACATGGAAGGGAATGCATTGTCTTGGTATTCTTGGTTAAGGGATTCGGGTCCTATAGGAGGATGGGAAGATTTAATTGCAGCACTTAGGGTGCGCTTTGGACCCTCCACCTATGAGGATCCAATTGGAGCATTCACCAAACTAAGACAAACAGCCACGGTAGAAGAGTATCAAACTGAGTTTGAGACTCTATCTAATAAGATTAAAGGGCTGACAGAAGCATTTCGCATTAGTACATTTATCAGTGGCCTAAGggatgatttaaaaattatggtAACAATGCTTAAACCTGATACAATCTCAGTTGCTTTTGGTTTGGCTAAGTTACAGGAGGAAGAAGTGACTAGGAGAAACAAAGGGATGCCAAACAGAAACCAAAACCAGAATTTAACCAACCACCCATATATTCCCAAGATACCGGGACCACCCCCCATACTCAGAttacctccaccaccaccaaggCCTGAAAACAGAATCCTTATCAATACTTACAATCCAAATAGAAGGCCCACCATTCCCATAAAAAGAATCACCCCAGCCCAAATGCaggaaagaaaggagaagagaCTTTGTTATTATTGTGATGAGAAGTTTCACCTTGGCCACAAATGTAGTAGACTCAAGCTGTTCTTGTTGGAAGGGATagaaggagaggaaaaagaggAAACCGAATCTAATGAAGGGAAGTTAACAGCCATAGAATATCAaggagttgaagaagaagaagaagagttggGTGAATTGTTGAGTATATCATTACATGCCATTGCAGGCTCATTATCTCCTAAAACCATGAGGGTTGAAGGCATTATTAATCATCAAAAAGTTTTGATTCTTATTGATACAAGTAGCACGCACAGCTTTATGGATTCATATGTAGCAAGGAAGTCAAAACTGCCA GGTGCTAAGGTTAAATTACAGGGATTACAACCACCATTTAATGCATTGGAGGAGGAGGAACATgttccaaatttaaataaaggGTCTGTGAAAGGACTATGGTTGCACTTGATTGGTGGAGAAAAGACGAAGGTGGAAGGGGAAAAGGAACCTGTTCTTAAGCAGGTTATTAACAGTTTTGAAGATGTATTTGCTGAACCTTGTGGCCTGCCTCCACCTCGGAGTCATGACCATAAAATTGAGCTGTTGGAGGGATCAAAACTAGCTTGTGTACGCCCATACAAGTATCCATACTATCAGAAAACAGAGATAGAAAAGTTGGTGGCTGAGATGCAGAAAAGTGGGATAATCAAGGGAAGCCAAGGCCCCTACTCATCACCGGTATTGTTGGTCAGGAAGGCAGATGGAAGTTGGAGGATGTGTGTGGACTACCGTgcattaaacaaaaatacagtgaaagaTAAGTACCCTATACCAAATATTGATGAGTTACTTGATGAACTTTATGGGGCGGAAATCTTTTCTAAACTGGATTTGCGTTCAGGttatcatcaaattagaatgcaTGAAGAAGACATACATAAAACAGCATTTAGAACCCATGAGGGTCACTATGAATTTATGGTGATGCAttttgggcttactaatgccCCATCAACTTTCCAAGGGCTTATGAATGAGGTCTTCAAACCTTATTTAAGAAAGTTTGTTTTGGTcttttttgatgatattctgATTTACAGCAAATCTTTGGAGGAACACTTACAACATTTGCATATGGTCTTAGAAACTTTGAGATCCCATCAGTTTTATGCAAAGAAGTCCAAATGTGTGTTTGGTTGTCATGAGGTGGAGTATTTAGGTCACTTAATCTCCAAAGAAGGAGTGAAAGTCGAACCCCATAAAATTTCGGCTATGCAAGAATGGCCCCTACCCAAAAGTTTGAAGGCCCTAAGAGGATTCTTGGGGTTAACAGGGTATTACAGGAAGTTTGTAAAAGACTATGGAGCCATTGCTTCTCCATTAACTGccctattgaaaaaaaaaatgctttcatATGGACAAACAAAGCACAAGAGGCATTTGAGAAGCTTAAAGCAGCGATG gAGAAGGGTTGGGAGCTATGCTTATGCAGGAAGGAAAACCCATAGCTTTCTTAAGTCAAGGGTTAAAGGGAAGAACTCTAATGTTGTCCACTTATGA